In the genome of Flavobacterium panacagri, one region contains:
- a CDS encoding DUF4132 domain-containing protein encodes MTIEDLLKSKAIENPIKRFKKELEEIVNSNLVTKLFSGSKLKKEVAEFGLEFLKLDDNYYSNYISLGSKQAEKFTALIKENIWEDKNYYDLLVFFFGEENAVYVKEAWNRLPQKMYQTGYSRRSFRAPNHKKYLLVNQVNFLRSLLNGASKYHYQDSKTVYYNLSIEDQIRYDTEISNSGNQFMIWSSALDLNKANLYQLFEDIIFNKDPQGKVSRNIIKALLNSEKKENWELVEKLLLSAQRQEGLRQVVLEALDETSIGALQYMIKVIIDNKLSRFSSVVRAIDTWTGLGWDAEKETTVRNILDLAYGYFSNQETILTGIRSKNNNEAYMALWVQGVLDVEKTVPFLHELLEKGSVEKKCLALKFAGETHDPYIEMPLYFKALDDENLQVLAFAVPRMNALLDANTKSKYYIENADYPDFFNKVYNLAQTITVKEKTFEGKVFSWLNAKFEKDTLYSSAINLIGDHNDRLELILNQFESFSINLREKLTRQILGDYYCYSFYSFKSNEGKEKKAPTDFQRSFALRILKDRGESLVASAISTLNNLTLTADELGIFQKLYKRKNSNLKKNLTTILLKQEDQNITTFVDAILEKGDMEQRMSALDIMLQLQKNNKLTDKVNDWVKAYSARPKITEKETKFIEQLEPSQKKNILSAENGYGFFTPNQVSAYELPKPASDSLYSKAVKAQQYGFSKSMPHIKNEISKLYQLFEKNRNYEYEIENYDNSKQTVLLGNTFRTLKNLKDEKDKEALATNYPLYEVWSGWFQDSGLDERDLFLITLVSNCDRKVWRDFLEKHVFYYKELLPHPNKRGYDWDNAILNILNALKLKYVFKEETDFLIDACTTLYADLPQSVLEFEYKPGKDQYYYNSDSGNGWQNQGFFDIYLNKISLADLTPEQENKVWNLYRWRQLNGLERNISYCKPPIHLYCTAFEQKLITEGELYEGILEPERISVLTSESKHYRHYGSEELLKTFPFLVPMIDKIRETFLDIEVKRGDSNTSVTPLVQSFQKIYGINRLVEMLTALGKASLYKGYIYSWSYTELTKQKLFSYLLKRCYPLESDTQQIFNEAVKKAKISEERLIQTAIYAPQWQKFISNYLDWKGLDEGIWWFHAHTKTASYSAVNSELESEMAKFSSIDLQDFKDGAVDKDWFVSAYKKLGKAKWEMLYESAKYVTDGNGHRRARLYADTITGDLKIREVTAKVKDKRDQDYLRVYGLVPLSKASPEKDILARYEYLQQFKKESKEFGSMKQASEALAIRVALENLARNAGYPDPVRLTWAMETKQIQNILSKETEVKLDDVTISLVINKEGKADLVTLKGDKELKSIPPKYKKDKGILELTNYRKTMREQWTRSRKGLEESMIRGDEFLFAEMQNLFEHPIILKHLEKLVFISNENQIGFYVDGNLVTALGEMISLNEKQTFRIAHCFDLHKNNVWTDFQKYCFDNKLQQPFKQIFRELYVPTPDELKEKSISRRYAGHQVQPNQTLALLKGRGWKVDYEEGLQKVFHKEGYQVKMYALADWFSPADVESPTLETIEFHSLKDYKNVPFEEINPRIFSEVMRDIDLVVSVAHVGGVDPEASHSSIEMRAVLLRETLRLFKIKNVEITGNHAIIKGQLAEYSVHLGSAIVHQVPGKYLSILPIHSQHRGRLFLPFADDDPKSAEVMSKVLLFAKDNEIQDPTVLSQIDKTYA; translated from the coding sequence ATGACAATTGAAGATTTATTAAAAAGTAAAGCAATCGAGAATCCGATTAAGAGGTTCAAGAAAGAATTGGAAGAAATTGTAAACAGTAATCTGGTTACGAAATTATTTTCTGGATCAAAACTAAAGAAAGAAGTTGCGGAGTTTGGTTTGGAGTTTCTTAAGCTTGACGACAATTATTACAGCAATTATATTTCGCTGGGTTCTAAACAGGCCGAAAAGTTTACAGCGCTGATAAAAGAGAATATTTGGGAAGACAAAAACTATTATGATCTTTTGGTTTTCTTTTTTGGGGAAGAAAATGCGGTTTATGTAAAAGAGGCCTGGAACAGATTGCCGCAAAAAATGTATCAAACGGGGTATTCCAGACGTTCTTTTAGAGCGCCAAACCACAAAAAATATCTGTTGGTCAATCAGGTTAATTTTCTGCGTTCGTTATTAAACGGAGCCAGTAAATACCATTATCAGGACTCGAAAACGGTTTATTATAATTTGAGTATCGAAGATCAGATTCGTTATGATACTGAGATTTCAAATTCGGGCAACCAATTCATGATTTGGTCATCGGCACTTGATTTGAATAAGGCGAATCTGTATCAGCTGTTTGAAGATATTATTTTCAATAAAGACCCACAGGGAAAAGTTTCCAGAAATATCATCAAAGCACTTTTAAACAGTGAGAAAAAAGAAAACTGGGAACTGGTAGAAAAATTATTGCTTTCGGCACAGCGTCAGGAAGGACTTCGTCAGGTTGTTTTAGAAGCGTTGGACGAAACTAGTATCGGCGCTTTGCAATACATGATCAAAGTGATTATCGACAATAAACTGAGCCGTTTTTCATCGGTGGTAAGAGCAATCGACACATGGACAGGTTTAGGCTGGGATGCTGAAAAAGAAACTACGGTTCGTAATATTCTGGATTTGGCTTACGGTTATTTTTCGAATCAAGAAACCATTCTGACAGGTATTCGTAGTAAAAATAATAACGAAGCCTATATGGCGCTTTGGGTTCAGGGCGTTTTGGATGTTGAGAAAACGGTTCCGTTTCTGCACGAATTATTAGAAAAAGGTTCGGTGGAAAAGAAATGTCTGGCGCTGAAATTTGCCGGAGAAACGCATGATCCGTATATCGAAATGCCACTTTATTTTAAAGCTTTAGACGACGAAAACCTTCAGGTTTTGGCATTTGCCGTTCCAAGAATGAACGCGCTTTTGGATGCCAACACCAAATCGAAATATTATATCGAAAATGCCGATTATCCGGATTTCTTCAATAAAGTCTATAATCTTGCACAAACGATAACCGTAAAAGAAAAAACTTTTGAAGGAAAAGTATTTTCATGGCTGAATGCGAAGTTCGAAAAAGATACTTTGTATTCGTCGGCCATAAATTTAATTGGCGATCATAACGATAGATTAGAACTTATTTTAAATCAGTTCGAAAGTTTTTCTATCAATTTAAGAGAAAAACTGACGCGTCAAATTCTGGGCGATTATTACTGTTATTCGTTTTACAGTTTTAAAAGTAATGAAGGAAAAGAGAAAAAAGCACCAACAGATTTCCAAAGAAGTTTTGCTTTAAGAATCCTGAAAGACAGGGGAGAATCGCTTGTAGCTTCGGCAATTTCCACCTTGAACAATCTGACGCTGACAGCTGACGAATTGGGAATTTTTCAGAAATTGTACAAACGTAAAAATTCCAATTTAAAGAAAAACCTAACGACGATTTTACTCAAACAGGAAGATCAAAACATTACCACTTTTGTAGATGCGATTCTGGAAAAAGGCGATATGGAACAGCGCATGTCGGCTTTGGATATTATGTTGCAATTGCAGAAAAACAACAAACTGACTGATAAAGTAAACGATTGGGTAAAAGCATATTCGGCAAGACCAAAAATTACCGAAAAAGAAACCAAATTTATCGAACAGTTAGAACCGTCGCAAAAGAAAAACATTCTAAGCGCCGAAAACGGATACGGTTTCTTTACACCAAATCAGGTCTCAGCTTATGAATTGCCAAAACCAGCTTCGGATTCTCTGTATTCAAAAGCAGTGAAAGCACAGCAATATGGTTTTTCAAAATCGATGCCTCATATTAAAAATGAAATTTCGAAACTGTATCAATTATTCGAAAAAAACCGAAATTATGAATACGAAATCGAAAACTACGATAACAGTAAACAAACGGTTTTACTTGGAAATACTTTCAGAACATTAAAAAATCTGAAAGACGAAAAAGACAAGGAAGCTTTGGCGACAAATTATCCTTTATACGAGGTTTGGTCTGGCTGGTTTCAGGATTCAGGATTAGACGAAAGAGATTTGTTTTTAATAACGCTGGTAAGCAATTGCGACCGAAAAGTTTGGCGTGATTTCCTTGAAAAACATGTTTTTTATTATAAAGAATTATTACCGCACCCCAATAAAAGAGGTTACGATTGGGACAATGCGATTTTGAATATTTTGAATGCTTTAAAGCTAAAATATGTCTTTAAAGAAGAAACAGATTTCCTGATTGATGCTTGTACGACTTTGTATGCCGATCTTCCGCAATCTGTTTTGGAGTTTGAATACAAACCGGGAAAAGACCAATATTATTACAATTCGGATAGTGGAAATGGCTGGCAGAATCAGGGCTTTTTTGATATTTATCTGAATAAAATCAGTTTAGCCGATTTAACTCCAGAACAGGAAAACAAAGTCTGGAATCTCTACAGATGGCGACAACTCAACGGATTGGAAAGAAACATTTCGTACTGCAAACCGCCAATTCATTTATACTGCACCGCTTTTGAACAAAAATTAATTACCGAAGGCGAATTGTACGAAGGTATTTTGGAACCGGAAAGAATTTCAGTTTTAACCAGCGAAAGCAAGCATTACAGACATTATGGAAGCGAAGAATTACTAAAAACGTTCCCATTTTTAGTTCCGATGATTGATAAAATCCGCGAAACATTTTTGGATATCGAAGTCAAAAGAGGCGATTCGAATACTTCGGTTACGCCTTTAGTTCAGAGTTTCCAGAAAATTTATGGCATTAATCGTTTGGTCGAAATGCTTACTGCGCTTGGAAAAGCAAGTTTGTACAAAGGCTATATTTATTCGTGGAGTTATACCGAATTGACGAAACAAAAACTATTCAGTTATTTACTGAAAAGATGTTATCCGTTAGAATCTGATACACAGCAAATTTTTAATGAAGCGGTTAAAAAAGCCAAAATCTCAGAAGAAAGATTGATTCAAACGGCGATTTATGCTCCGCAATGGCAAAAGTTCATCAGCAATTATTTAGACTGGAAAGGTCTGGATGAAGGAATCTGGTGGTTCCATGCGCATACTAAAACGGCAAGTTACAGCGCTGTAAATTCGGAACTGGAAAGTGAAATGGCGAAATTCTCGTCAATCGATTTACAGGATTTTAAAGACGGCGCGGTTGATAAAGATTGGTTCGTTTCGGCCTATAAAAAATTAGGCAAAGCCAAATGGGAAATGCTGTACGAATCGGCTAAATATGTAACAGACGGAAACGGACATCGTCGTGCACGTTTGTATGCAGACACAATTACGGGCGATTTGAAAATTAGGGAAGTTACCGCAAAAGTAAAAGACAAACGCGATCAGGATTATTTGCGCGTTTACGGTTTGGTGCCTTTGAGCAAAGCAAGTCCTGAAAAAGATATTTTGGCTCGTTACGAATATTTACAGCAGTTTAAAAAAGAAAGCAAAGAGTTTGGTTCGATGAAACAAGCGAGCGAAGCTTTGGCAATTCGTGTAGCTTTGGAAAACTTAGCCAGAAATGCGGGTTATCCGGATCCTGTTCGTTTGACTTGGGCGATGGAAACCAAACAAATTCAGAATATCTTATCTAAAGAAACGGAAGTTAAATTGGATGATGTAACGATAAGTTTGGTCATCAACAAAGAAGGAAAAGCCGATTTGGTTACTTTGAAAGGTGATAAAGAATTAAAATCGATTCCGCCAAAATACAAAAAAGACAAAGGAATTCTGGAACTGACCAATTACCGCAAAACCATGCGAGAGCAATGGACACGTTCGCGAAAAGGTCTGGAAGAAAGTATGATTCGTGGCGATGAATTCTTATTCGCAGAAATGCAGAATCTTTTCGAACATCCAATTATTTTGAAACATTTAGAAAAACTGGTTTTTATTTCCAACGAAAATCAAATTGGTTTTTATGTAGATGGAAATCTGGTAACGGCTTTAGGAGAAATGATTTCGTTAAACGAAAAACAGACTTTTAGAATCGCACATTGTTTTGATTTGCATAAAAATAATGTTTGGACAGATTTTCAGAAATATTGTTTTGACAATAAACTGCAACAGCCGTTTAAACAGATTTTCAGAGAATTATACGTGCCAACGCCAGACGAATTAAAAGAAAAATCAATTTCAAGACGTTATGCCGGACATCAGGTTCAGCCAAATCAGACTTTAGCATTATTAAAAGGAAGAGGCTGGAAAGTAGATTACGAAGAAGGTTTACAAAAGGTTTTCCATAAAGAAGGCTATCAGGTAAAAATGTACGCTTTGGCAGACTGGTTCTCTCCAGCCGATGTAGAAAGTCCGACTTTGGAAACGATTGAATTCCATTCATTAAAAGATTATAAAAATGTTCCTTTTGAAGAAATCAATCCGAGAATCTTCTCAGAAGTAATGCGTGATATTGATTTAGTAGTAAGCGTTGCCCACGTTGGCGGTGTTGATCCAGAAGCGAGTCATTCTTCTATCGAAATGAGAGCAGTATTGTTAAGAGAAACATTGCGTTTATTCAAAATCAAGAATGTTGAAATTACCGGAAACCACGCCATCATAAAAGGACAATTGGCAGAATACAGTGTTCATTTAGGAAGTGCGATTGTACATCAGGTTCCGGGTAAATATTTATCGATATTGCCAATTCATTCGCAACACAGAGGACGTTTGTTCCTGCCTTTTGCAGACGACGATCCGAAATCGGCTGAGGTAATGTCTAAAGTTTTATTGTTTGCCAAAGACAATGAAATTCAGGATCCGACTGTTTTGAGTCAGATTGATAAGACTTATGCGTAA
- a CDS encoding carboxypeptidase-like regulatory domain-containing protein, whose product MRKRTFISIIIISVLFLSCSQKVNDYYSGFVVDEFGKPIADVLIEENTESNPLKTHTNKSGFFKLNRIEGIICNLRLMKNGYKSDTISTFKIRYESTGTDGDTEYLSLLTSDTTKIILQKQSNDFYNAKDLLVSEIKDIKEIPYIQNCNDEIFWNLVKQGKKNIPDLINKLTDKTVLKEVYVPMFGGEYTVADASLVILNEKIKGIPIFELIGQKFSEECGYCAYWYYVREKTENRIHLQNNLKKWYEENENKLVWVESNSSLTGDCFSPAKGHYEIKK is encoded by the coding sequence ATGAGAAAAAGAACTTTCATCAGTATAATTATAATTAGCGTTTTGTTTCTTTCGTGTAGTCAGAAAGTAAATGACTATTATTCTGGGTTCGTTGTCGATGAATTTGGAAAACCAATCGCAGATGTTTTAATTGAGGAAAATACAGAATCTAATCCACTGAAAACACATACAAATAAAAGCGGTTTTTTTAAGTTGAATAGAATTGAAGGTATAATCTGCAACCTAAGATTAATGAAAAATGGATATAAATCCGACACCATTTCAACTTTTAAAATTCGTTATGAATCGACAGGCACCGATGGAGATACTGAATATTTATCACTTCTCACAAGTGACACGACAAAAATTATATTGCAAAAACAATCCAACGATTTTTATAACGCAAAAGACTTGCTTGTAAGTGAAATTAAAGACATAAAAGAAATTCCATATATCCAAAACTGTAATGATGAAATTTTTTGGAATTTGGTCAAACAAGGAAAGAAAAATATCCCTGATTTAATTAACAAATTGACTGACAAAACTGTTTTAAAGGAAGTTTATGTTCCTATGTTTGGCGGAGAATATACAGTTGCAGATGCATCTTTAGTAATTCTTAATGAAAAAATAAAAGGTATTCCAATTTTCGAGTTGATAGGACAAAAGTTTAGTGAAGAATGTGGCTATTGTGCTTATTGGTATTATGTACGAGAAAAAACCGAAAATAGAATCCATTTGCAAAATAATTTAAAGAAATGGTATGAAGAAAATGAAAACAAACTTGTATGGGTAGAATCAAACAGTTCTTTAACTGGAGATTGTTTTTCGCCTGCAAAAGGACATTACGAAATTAAAAAATAA
- a CDS encoding AAA family ATPase, whose amino-acid sequence MSQSDYIKDIAKYGLENDQEKLLSALNEFIDYSKKSKKVNFAIQLQSILKESFQHQKNSSLLKTGSDSYFNRIEDKEVGDLILEKLTSDYNLHNIVADKTVIENLNYFIEEHNKLELLQKFNLPVSNKLLLHGPSGCGKTLASYVVAGELNKMMVVVNLGAIVSSKLGETSKNLSKIFRKAASEDCIIFIDEFDSIGKVRDYNQDHGEMKRVVNTILQLFDYLPQNSIVIAATNQKEMLDEALLRRFDFSIGFNLPTEKEITDLISLTLKNGNFTFDNKLKANKLIKYSVGLSYYSIQKTLVTAIKRSLFAVTKPEFVLSPKIDTTVWKNLIDIEKKSIGI is encoded by the coding sequence ATGAGTCAATCTGATTACATAAAAGATATTGCTAAATATGGTCTTGAAAATGATCAGGAGAAATTATTGTCTGCTTTAAACGAATTTATTGATTATTCAAAAAAAAGCAAGAAAGTAAATTTTGCTATTCAATTACAGTCTATATTAAAAGAATCTTTTCAACATCAAAAAAATTCCTCTTTACTTAAAACTGGGTCAGATTCTTATTTCAACAGAATTGAAGACAAAGAAGTTGGAGATTTAATTCTAGAGAAATTAACATCTGATTATAATCTTCATAATATCGTTGCAGATAAAACTGTAATAGAAAATTTGAATTATTTTATTGAAGAGCATAACAAATTAGAATTATTACAGAAATTTAATCTACCTGTTTCAAATAAATTATTACTACATGGGCCTTCTGGTTGTGGAAAGACTTTAGCATCTTACGTCGTTGCCGGGGAATTGAACAAAATGATGGTTGTAGTTAATTTAGGAGCCATAGTTTCTTCTAAATTGGGAGAAACCAGTAAAAATTTATCCAAAATATTTCGAAAAGCAGCTTCTGAAGATTGTATAATTTTTATAGATGAATTTGATTCTATTGGAAAAGTAAGAGATTATAATCAAGATCATGGAGAAATGAAACGTGTTGTAAATACTATTTTACAACTGTTTGATTATCTACCGCAAAATAGTATTGTTATAGCCGCTACAAACCAAAAAGAAATGCTTGATGAAGCTTTACTAAGAAGATTTGATTTTTCTATTGGTTTTAATTTACCTACTGAAAAGGAAATAACAGATTTAATTTCATTAACACTTAAAAATGGAAATTTTACTTTTGATAATAAATTAAAAGCAAATAAATTAATTAAGTATAGTGTTGGTCTATCTTATTATAGTATACAAAAAACGCTAGTAACAGCAATAAAAAGAAGTCTATTTGCTGTTACTAAGCCTGAATTTGTATTGTCTCCTAAAATTGATACTACAGTTTGGAAAAATTTAATTGATATTGAAAAAAAATCAATAGGCATCTAG
- a CDS encoding S8 family peptidase: MNRHVYLNNDKSNHPKFNRQRNVSNGKNNTRAEENDEQNEPKIIQQYQKDNLRNFNADFFYKRKYRTERRSIELPAYIDLIKIRFYNTFNLDLRNKFFEKYGLYPVEYKDFNKTVVFEIMDMNSFNNFINHIQLIINSKEGTSYYNQDYNLLALIYQFEFVDSKARVQTYSNEGVLLNLIKSISTNSELQKERLFQYLKESNFQYSYDKESPDMLSIDLIDRKNLKFVADNFDIIKAIISSRIQKIRPGYNGPIRDYDFEVKLVNSITTVGIIDTGVQRILPLKPIILNEHIDHTNNGAFWDEVGHGTMVAGLVALGEDFYKEIKNEYKAKSKIFVIKVIHNDNDPLNIPKLISDIRQVKRNHGIRIFNMSLVIPGAKKYNETYSQFAYELDKLSYEEDVLIFISVGNFSAESLKALIEEEPHPDHDYPDFFYKRDMTTLVHSCEDTNICIPSESLNNISVGALAGNLEEFDNSHITPNQSYPAYYTRKFHYDYSQSVNGQLIKQKNKHLNKPDFIFEGGDLFSERSGLEILRSPFAMEDKFYGRSCGTSLATPLVTSYASEILNTYPNLKTQTVKALLVNSATYYSKNKLPHFREKPDSLLKSLVGFGRPLKSDLIFNSNNSISFIIEDNIKIGEIIKVPINLPMYLKDSGNKLQFDISLCYSFMPVKDNQLDYNPLHISFSLTKDIDVVKFEDGIQDDYGIKKTISWSEDHFGIDNRLFSNSQFMTYRLQPTDFVNIDDTLALSVRCLTKNQYLKELSKSNHSFSIVCKISELTSNNGVSNLYSEMLEVNDFLEIDNNLDLDLDLEN; the protein is encoded by the coding sequence ATGAATAGACATGTTTATTTAAATAATGATAAATCAAATCACCCTAAATTTAACAGGCAGAGAAATGTTAGTAATGGTAAAAATAATACTAGAGCTGAAGAGAATGACGAACAAAATGAGCCAAAGATAATTCAACAATATCAAAAGGATAATTTACGAAATTTTAATGCTGATTTTTTTTATAAACGAAAGTATAGAACTGAAAGAAGAAGTATTGAATTACCTGCATATATTGATCTAATAAAAATCAGATTTTATAATACTTTTAATCTGGACTTGCGTAACAAATTCTTTGAGAAATATGGCTTATATCCTGTTGAATATAAGGATTTTAATAAGACTGTTGTTTTTGAAATAATGGATATGAATTCTTTTAATAATTTCATAAACCATATCCAGTTAATTATTAATAGTAAAGAAGGGACTTCTTATTATAATCAAGATTATAATTTACTAGCTCTAATTTATCAATTTGAATTTGTTGATTCAAAAGCAAGAGTTCAAACATATAGTAATGAAGGAGTTTTACTAAATTTGATAAAATCAATTAGTACAAATTCAGAACTACAAAAAGAGAGATTGTTTCAATATTTAAAAGAAAGCAATTTTCAATATTCGTATGATAAAGAGTCTCCTGATATGTTATCTATAGATTTGATTGATAGAAAGAATTTAAAATTTGTTGCCGATAATTTTGATATAATAAAAGCTATTATAAGTTCGAGGATTCAAAAAATCAGACCTGGTTATAATGGACCCATAAGAGATTATGATTTTGAAGTCAAATTAGTGAATTCTATTACTACAGTTGGTATTATTGACACTGGTGTTCAGAGAATTTTGCCATTAAAACCAATAATTTTAAATGAACATATTGATCATACTAATAATGGAGCTTTTTGGGATGAAGTAGGGCATGGCACAATGGTAGCAGGTTTGGTTGCTTTAGGTGAAGATTTTTATAAAGAAATAAAAAATGAATACAAGGCTAAATCAAAAATATTTGTAATTAAAGTTATACATAATGATAATGATCCTCTTAATATACCGAAATTAATTAGTGATATTCGACAGGTAAAAAGAAATCATGGAATTAGAATATTTAATATGTCTTTAGTTATTCCTGGTGCAAAAAAATATAATGAAACATATAGTCAATTTGCATATGAATTAGATAAACTTTCTTATGAAGAAGATGTTTTAATTTTTATTTCTGTCGGTAATTTTAGTGCCGAAAGTTTAAAAGCATTAATTGAAGAAGAGCCTCATCCCGACCATGATTATCCTGACTTTTTTTATAAAAGGGATATGACTACTCTAGTTCATTCATGTGAGGATACTAATATTTGTATTCCTTCAGAATCATTGAATAATATTTCTGTGGGAGCTTTAGCTGGAAATCTGGAAGAATTTGATAATTCTCATATAACTCCAAATCAAAGTTATCCTGCATATTATACAAGAAAGTTTCATTATGATTATTCTCAAAGTGTAAATGGACAACTAATCAAGCAAAAAAATAAACATTTAAACAAGCCTGATTTTATTTTTGAAGGAGGGGATTTGTTTAGCGAAAGATCGGGACTTGAAATTTTAAGATCTCCATTTGCTATGGAAGATAAATTTTATGGTCGTTCATGTGGAACAAGTTTAGCAACTCCTCTAGTTACATCCTATGCATCTGAAATATTAAATACTTACCCGAATTTAAAAACGCAGACTGTAAAAGCATTACTGGTAAATTCAGCAACATATTATAGTAAAAATAAGTTGCCTCATTTTAGGGAAAAACCGGATTCTTTACTTAAAAGCTTAGTTGGATTTGGCAGGCCTTTAAAATCAGATTTAATTTTTAATAGTAATAATTCTATTTCATTCATCATTGAAGATAATATTAAAATTGGTGAAATAATAAAAGTTCCAATAAACTTACCTATGTATTTAAAGGATAGTGGTAACAAATTACAATTTGATATTTCATTATGTTATAGTTTTATGCCAGTAAAAGATAATCAATTAGACTATAATCCGTTGCATATTTCGTTTAGTTTGACCAAAGATATTGATGTCGTAAAATTTGAGGATGGAATACAAGATGATTATGGTATAAAGAAGACAATTTCTTGGAGTGAAGATCACTTTGGTATTGATAATAGATTATTTTCAAATAGTCAATTTATGACTTATAGATTACAACCTACGGATTTTGTTAATATAGATGACACTTTAGCTTTATCTGTAAGATGTCTTACTAAAAATCAATACTTAAAGGAATTATCAAAAAGTAATCATTCATTCTCTATTGTTTGTAAAATTTCTGAATTAACTAGCAATAATGGAGTTAGTAATTTATACTCAGAGATGCTAGAGGTAAATGATTTTTTAGAAATTGATAATAATTTAGATCTGGATCTTGATTTAGAAAACTAG
- a CDS encoding nucleotidyltransferase domain-containing protein has product MTIQNLKAQNLILFEVISGSKSFGLNTPTSDTDIKGVYYLPKEKFFGLDYIPQISNETNDEVYYEIGRFVELLLKNNPNILEILASPEDCILYKHPLMEHLKIEDFLSKLCKDSFAGYAVTQIKKARGLNKKIVNPMPKEKKSLLDFCYVLKGYETIPLLEFLQENNWNQEQIGLVNLPNSKGMFAMFYDDNKTLGYKGIIQKENSNEVSLSSIPKKEKGIGYLSCNQDGYSKYCKEYTEYWSWIEKRNEERYHTNQQHGKNYDSKNMMHTIRLLQTAEQILSTGKLNIRVSNREELLAIKAGNKEYDDLLEMADHLITSIESHYLTSNLPEKPDEEKVIQTLIEIRKKLYK; this is encoded by the coding sequence ATGACGATCCAAAACCTTAAAGCTCAAAATTTAATCCTTTTCGAAGTTATTTCGGGAAGTAAATCTTTTGGGTTAAATACGCCAACATCAGATACCGATATTAAAGGTGTTTATTATCTGCCAAAAGAAAAATTCTTTGGGTTAGATTATATTCCGCAGATTAGTAATGAAACGAATGACGAGGTTTATTACGAAATTGGTCGTTTTGTAGAATTATTGCTTAAAAACAATCCAAATATTTTGGAGATTTTGGCTTCGCCGGAAGATTGTATCTTGTACAAGCATCCGTTAATGGAACACTTAAAAATAGAAGATTTTTTATCTAAACTTTGTAAAGATTCTTTTGCGGGTTATGCGGTAACACAAATCAAAAAGGCGAGAGGTTTAAACAAGAAAATTGTTAACCCAATGCCAAAGGAAAAGAAAAGTCTTTTGGATTTTTGTTATGTTTTAAAAGGGTATGAAACTATTCCATTATTAGAATTTCTACAAGAAAACAATTGGAATCAAGAGCAGATTGGTTTGGTAAATCTTCCTAATTCAAAAGGAATGTTTGCGATGTTTTATGACGATAATAAAACTTTAGGCTATAAAGGAATTATTCAGAAAGAAAATTCGAATGAAGTGTCACTTTCATCCATTCCAAAAAAGGAAAAGGGGATTGGTTATTTATCCTGCAACCAAGACGGATATTCAAAATATTGTAAAGAATATACCGAATACTGGAGCTGGATTGAAAAACGAAACGAAGAGCGTTACCATACCAACCAGCAACACGGAAAAAATTACGACAGCAAAAACATGATGCACACCATTCGTCTTTTGCAAACTGCTGAACAAATTCTTTCTACAGGCAAATTAAATATTAGAGTTTCCAATCGTGAAGAATTATTAGCTATAAAAGCGGGAAACAAAGAATATGATGATTTACTGGAAATGGCAGATCATTTAATTACTTCGATAGAAAGTCATTATTTAACTTCAAATCTTCCTGAAAAACCAGATGAAGAAAAGGTAATTCAGACTTTGATTGAAATTAGGAAAAAATTGTATAAGTAG